In Panicum virgatum strain AP13 chromosome 5K, P.virgatum_v5, whole genome shotgun sequence, the genomic window tGCTTTCGCATTGTTTTTCAAAAACTTCTTTTGTGTATTACAATAGCCATGACGTTGCGACATAATTCTTCAATTGTCGGAACTGCATTGTTTTCCTAGGTCCTTCTATGCTTCAAGAAGTCTCTTATTACATGTGTATCTGGACCttttatttgattttgtttTAACTTCTAAATTTCTAGGGATCCATCCAGTGGGGCTGTGGAAACACGAAGCTCTAGgttgaaggagaagaagaaaggtgAAGGGGAACAATTGGTCAAAAAGATATTTGTGCAAAATGTTATTGAAGACAATAAACTGCTTAACCATTTTCTGAGGGACGGGTCTTCTTGCATTATTCTTCCAACTAGTCCCAATGATGGTTCTGCACTATCAACTTTACTCTCAAAATCACAGTCAACAACTAAATCCAGGATATCGGATTGCCATTGCAATAGCACAGGAGCTCCAAAAGACTCAAGATGCTTACCAGTTAATGGGTTGCTTGGTAAGAATGGAGAATTGCCATCCTCCAAAGAAATTTCACAGCCAGTTTGCTCAGGAGAGAAGTTCCCACCTACAGCGTGTATGCATGACTGTGTAAACATGTCTGGCTCATCAGATGCAAACAATGCAGAAAGTGATAAGGGGGATATAAACAGTACTGCTGGCCTTTTAGATCAAGGTTTCTTATCCTGTGTCACTTGTGGGATTTTGAGTTTTTCATGTGTGGCTGTCATCAAACCAAGGGAGTGTGCAGCAAAATGGTTGATGTCTGCTGATTCTAGTTTGATCAATAAACAATTTGCTGGTTCTGGAGATAGTCATCTGATAGATGCATTACAAAGTGCGACAACAAATAGTGGAATTTTACGTAAGCCATATGTCTTTATTGTACACTGAATACATGTTATATTTGTGCTATTTCCATTGGTGAATTCTGAATGACCTTTAGTTCAACCTCTGGTGCTTTAATTTTGAGTTATTTCCTTGCATTCTTTTTGTCATGGAAGTGAATAGTTTATGATGCAAACGTTATGTTTAATTCCCTCCTGTAATATTTGCATCTGGCCATCATAGCAATTCCAAACTCAACAAGAGATGCTAGAGCATGTGGAATGTGCATTATTCCTTGTGTAGTGCCGGTTGAGCTTTATagtttatttcctttttttcaaATTGCAATTTCATCTTAGCTTCTTTTGGCTCATGGCATAAACCATTTATTTTCATCTAATGTGTGTATTTATTTTAATCAACAAGCAGGATCTGGTTTTGAAATGGATGGCAATAGAATAAGTTCAGGTGCTGCAGCCCTCAACAGGAATTCTGCCCTTGATCTCTTGGCATCTGCTTATGGAGATCCATCAGATTCTGATGAAGATGttttgaacaaaaaaaatcaggTCTCTAATGTCTCCAGTGAATTAATAAGTCACACGATTCAATCGCAGCCCAATAATACTTCAACCATTGGTGGTTGTGATGGGACAAACCTGTCGTCAAGTAGTAAAGAACACCAACAAGGAACATCTTCTCAGAGTTCACAGCGTATTGGCAACATTAACAATGGACCAAAAGGTGTTCGTACAAGAAATAAGTATCAACTTAAGATGGTGCTTTCTGAGGGGTTTCAATCAAAAGATATATATTCAGAAATTCAAAAGAAGGTTCAATGTGAACCGTTGAGCTCGAACAAGACTTCAACAGAGCAACTTCGTGGTACAGATTGTCAAGCTGGCCATAACAGTGCTACAATCTGCATGGATGGTAACAGAAGCACTATGACTATGGTGGACAACTTAGCTACATCGATTGTGAAACCCGATAAGGATTCATCAAGAATGCATGTATTTTGTCTTGAACATGCTATTGAGGTTGAGAAGCAACTTCAAACTATTGGTGGTGcccatatttttcttttgtgcCGTCCAGGTCAGTCACTAGGCTTGCTCGGTAGTTACTGTTTTTGAATGCAACTAGAAATGCTTCTTTTTTATCTACCATTTTTTAGCAATGGCTTCATGATCTTCAAGACTGCATGAGTTCATCATGACCAAGCAATTATCTTTTGAATACATTAGTGCATGTGCCATCCAACATATTGTCCTAAAATGTCATCCTTTCCTATTTGAAAGGCCATTTTACTCCCATTAGTTTTGGTGAAGTTAGAATAAGTAGGTTCAGACTTCCATTGCTTTCAGATCTTAATGATATACTAAATATCCACCAATGCTTCCTAGGTTCTCAAAACCTCAAATGACATAATGTTTTTATCATTTGTACAGAATATCCCAAAATAGAAGTAGAAGCCAAATTGCTGGCTGAAGAAGTGGAAGTTGAGTATGGTTGGAAGGATATTCGTTTCAAAGAGGCAAGCATCGAGGATAGGAAGAAGATGCGGGAAGTTGTGCAGGATGAGGAAACAATACCAACAAATAGTGATTGGGCTGTAAAACTGGGCATTAATCTTTACTATAGTGCTAATCTTGCTAAGTCTCCTTTATACAACAAGCAATTGCCATACAATAGAGTTATCTATAAAGCATTTGGCTGCAGTTCTCCCAATAACTCGCCAGTAAAGCTGAAGACTTATGCCAGAAGGCAAGGCAGAGCGAAGAAAATAGTCTTGGCTGGCAGGTGGTGCGGGAAAGTATGGATGTCAAACCAGGTCCATCCATACTTGGCTCACAGAATCGAAAGTCATGAGCCAGATGAAATAAATGAAATCTGTTCTTCTGTTCAGAAATCCAATTCGGAACATGTTGAAAAATCAAGTAGAGAGGCAACCTGCACCAGAAAGAGTAACAGCAGAGCAATTGAAGAACAAACAAGCAAGAGGGAGAAAGAACCATTGGAGAAAGCAAATGCCAATAAGACAAAGCATTCTGAAGAGGACAATTCGAAAGCCTTAGAAGGTGCTACAGAAGCCTCCGCAATAAAGAGTAACAGCACAACAGTTGTAGAAGAAACAAGCAAGCGGAAGAAAGAACCCTTGGAGAAAGCAAACACAAAAAAGCCAAAACATACTGAAGAGGAAAATTCAAAGGCATTGAAAGGTGCTTCAGAAGCCTCTCACCCCTCACCATCTAGGATGGTAATCCGTAGCAGCTCCAGGATTGCCAATAGGAAAAACATGCTGAACTCAAAGATGGAAGAAAAGGATAATGATCCAGCTAACGGTCCAAAGGCAATGGTTGAAGAGGATGGTAGTGATCCTGCTAGCTGCTCAAGAGCTAGAGCGCTAAGGCAGAAGACTAACATAGATGTGAAAGAACAAACGAAGAAACCTAGAGCAGAAAAGCAAAAGGCTCCAAGCCCCGCTGCTCTGGAGGATGAAGACAAGGAATTATCTTTTACAAAACAGCAGCTATCTTCACGTAAGCAGAAGACTAAAGTACAAGAAAAGCAGCAAATGAAGAAAACTAGAGAAAATAAAGGAGCTCCTCCAAGTTCTCCGAAGCAAGGAGAAGAGTATGCATGCAACATTGAAGGCTGCTCCATGAGTTTCGGCACAAAAGAGGAGCTGTCTCTGCATAAGCGTGACATCTGCCCAGTGAAGGGCTGTGGCAGGAAGTTTTTCTCGCACAAGTACTTGCTGCAACACCGCAAGGTTCACAATGATGACCGTCCGCTGAAGTGCTCATGGAAGGGCTGTGACATGACGTTCAAGTGGCCATGGGCTAGGACAGAGCACATGAGGGTGCATACAGGCGACAGGCCCTATGTTTGCCCCGAGCTAGGGTGTGAACAGACATTCAGGTTCGTCTCTGATTTCAGCCGCCACAAGCGCAGGACTGGCCATGCAGCAAAGAAGGCCAAAACAAAGAAGTGAGGCAAAGCAGCAGTAGCTTAGTGTAGTCGTAGTAGGAGAAAGTTTGTACATTCCGTTAGCACCCAGAGCCCAGGGTGCTCTCTGCTCACAGTTCAATTAGTTGCTAATTAAAGGGATTCTAATGGACCCACAATTAGCGTGGCGTGGTCCCTTGTCAGGAATTTGGTTATCGTTAACAAATTATCGTGGTCTCTGCTCGCTAACTAGCATTCCGATCTATCTGGCTGCTGTTCATTACTTGATTGACCTTGCAGCGCTGAATGATGGTAAGCATACAATTAATCTGCCTGGGCTTTGGTGCTGATGCTCTGCTTGTTCCCAGAATTATTGTACGCTCATTCTGGGATTCTGTATTGTCACTTGAACATGGCGCGGGTTCGTTTGATGTCGTAGATCTGTTTCTGCTGTTGGCTTCCGGCTTGGCCGCTTGAGGGTGATGCGTTTTGGTGCTATCAGACCCGCCCGGTGCGTCAGCGTCATGCTGCCG contains:
- the LOC120708986 gene encoding lysine-specific demethylase JMJ705-like, with product MPSAQGELVPPWLRSLPLAPEFRPTAAEFADPVAYLLKIEPAAAPFGICKVVPPLPPPPKRTTLGNLSRSFAALHPGDPSPTFPTRHQQLGLCPRRPRPALKPVWHSSRRYTLPQFEAEAGASRKALLARLGVPASRQLSPLDVEALFWRSTADRPVTVQYASDMPGSGFAPCDARPTQLPAAHVGETAWNMRGVARSPASLLRFLREEVPGVTSPMLYVAMMFSWFAWHVEDHDLHSLNYLHSGAPKTWYGVPRDAALAFEDAVRVHGYGGEVNPLETFAMLGDKTTVMSPEVLVRSGIPCCRLVQNAGEFVVTFPGSYHSGFSHGFNYAEASNTATPAWLRVAKEAAVRRASINRPPMVSHYQLLYELALSMCLRDPSSGAVETRSSRLKEKKKGEGEQLVKKIFVQNVIEDNKLLNHFLRDGSSCIILPTSPNDGSALSTLLSKSQSTTKSRISDCHCNSTGAPKDSRCLPVNGLLGKNGELPSSKEISQPVCSGEKFPPTACMHDCVNMSGSSDANNAESDKGDINSTAGLLDQGFLSCVTCGILSFSCVAVIKPRECAAKWLMSADSSLINKQFAGSGDSHLIDALQSATTNSGILRSGFEMDGNRISSGAAALNRNSALDLLASAYGDPSDSDEDVLNKKNQVSNVSSELISHTIQSQPNNTSTIGGCDGTNLSSSSKEHQQGTSSQSSQRIGNINNGPKGVRTRNKYQLKMVLSEGFQSKDIYSEIQKKVQCEPLSSNKTSTEQLRGTDCQAGHNSATICMDGNRSTMTMVDNLATSIVKPDKDSSRMHVFCLEHAIEVEKQLQTIGGAHIFLLCRPEYPKIEVEAKLLAEEVEVEYGWKDIRFKEASIEDRKKMREVVQDEETIPTNSDWAVKLGINLYYSANLAKSPLYNKQLPYNRVIYKAFGCSSPNNSPVKLKTYARRQGRAKKIVLAGRWCGKVWMSNQVHPYLAHRIESHEPDEINEICSSVQKSNSEHVEKSSREATCTRKSNSRAIEEQTSKREKEPLEKANANKTKHSEEDNSKALEGATEASAIKSNSTTVVEETSKRKKEPLEKANTKKPKHTEEENSKALKGASEASHPSPSRMVIRSSSRIANRKNMLNSKMEEKDNDPANGPKAMVEEDGSDPASCSRARALRQKTNIDVKEQTKKPRAEKQKAPSPAALEDEDKELSFTKQQLSSRKQKTKVQEKQQMKKTRENKGAPPSSPKQGEEYACNIEGCSMSFGTKEELSLHKRDICPVKGCGRKFFSHKYLLQHRKVHNDDRPLKCSWKGCDMTFKWPWARTEHMRVHTGDRPYVCPELGCEQTFRFVSDFSRHKRRTGHAAKKAKTKK